A genomic stretch from Erwinia sp. E_sp_B01_1 includes:
- a CDS encoding MarR family winged helix-turn-helix transcriptional regulator — protein sequence MKKNKYEALSEFRYQLRRFMHFSEEIAKSEGLSPLQYLLLLHIKGFPGRDWATVGEIAERLQIKQHGAVALLTRCEALNLVERRKSATDRRRVEVHLLDEGSRRLEKLASLHEAELRSLTDVFQVQQITAYNDEADPGCDKE from the coding sequence ATGAAAAAGAACAAATACGAGGCACTCTCTGAGTTTCGCTATCAGCTGCGAAGGTTCATGCATTTCAGCGAGGAGATAGCAAAATCGGAGGGACTCAGCCCTCTGCAATATCTTCTTCTGTTGCATATCAAAGGGTTTCCGGGACGCGACTGGGCAACGGTGGGTGAGATTGCAGAACGCCTTCAGATTAAACAACATGGCGCTGTGGCGTTACTCACCCGGTGTGAAGCGCTGAACCTGGTTGAGCGGAGAAAAAGTGCAACTGACCGCCGCAGAGTGGAAGTGCATCTGCTGGATGAAGGGAGTCGAAGGCTGGAAAAACTTGCCTCACTGCATGAGGCCGAACTGCGCTCCCTGACTGATGTATTCCAGGTACAGCAAATCACCGCCTATAACGATGAGGCAGACCCCGGTTGCGATAAAGAATGA
- a CDS encoding HPP family protein — translation MHSLLSKFVRGCAHFWPHPLFSSRRERVAACAGAALGLIITESLCHSVFGGQIPWLIAPMGASAVLIFAIPGSPLAQPWSVVGGNLVASLVGVSCALLIPDSEIAAGIAVAVSIALMFPLRCVHPPSGAVAVTAVLGGPAITGLGYGFVLYPVLVNSLLLILVALVFNNACKRRYPHSVQPPHSVKINAGSSGRSPVMPLNLDPEDLRAALAARDEIVDVDEGDLLEIFSEALQNASRRQARAQTQITARKSAP, via the coding sequence ATGCATTCTTTGCTAAGTAAGTTCGTCCGCGGTTGTGCCCATTTCTGGCCGCATCCTCTTTTTTCCAGTCGCCGTGAAAGAGTCGCTGCCTGCGCAGGCGCTGCTCTGGGCCTGATTATCACCGAGTCGCTTTGCCACAGCGTTTTTGGCGGGCAGATCCCCTGGTTGATTGCGCCAATGGGCGCTTCAGCGGTGCTGATCTTTGCGATCCCCGGCAGCCCGCTGGCTCAGCCGTGGTCCGTGGTCGGCGGAAACCTGGTCGCTTCTCTGGTGGGCGTTAGCTGTGCGCTGCTGATCCCGGACAGTGAGATTGCCGCAGGGATAGCAGTGGCAGTGTCGATTGCCCTGATGTTTCCCCTTCGCTGCGTCCATCCTCCCAGTGGGGCAGTGGCTGTCACGGCGGTGCTGGGTGGCCCGGCCATTACCGGGTTGGGCTACGGCTTTGTGCTTTATCCTGTGCTGGTAAACTCCCTGCTGCTGATCCTGGTGGCGCTGGTCTTCAACAATGCCTGCAAAAGACGCTATCCACATAGCGTTCAACCTCCTCACTCCGTCAAAATAAATGCGGGTTCTTCAGGGCGCAGCCCGGTGATGCCGCTGAACCTGGACCCGGAAGATCTTCGCGCCGCTCTGGCCGCCAGGGATGAAATTGTGGATGTTGATGAAGGCGATCTGCTGGAAATATTTTCAGAAGCACTGCAAAACGCCTCCCGCCGTCAGGCGCGTGCGCAGACGCAAATCACCGCGCGTAAGTCAGCCCCATAA
- a CDS encoding chloride channel protein: MTKSSAPGHSAIPVSPSLEGPVTQANIAKRSQPLDRRILWISFLAILLGIASALVAHLLVKLIGLVTNAAFYGQVSSDFVSPAANQLGLWVILVPVTGGLIVGAMAKWGSKAIRGHGIPEAMEQVLRNESRILPRMTWLKPVSSAIVIGTGGPFGAEGPIIATGGALGSLLGQVIHVTANERKALLAAGAAAGMAAIFAAPISALLLAIELLLFERRARTLIPVALAVVTATSVRFALEGSEAVFAMSALAVPGMAAVIACTLLGALLGAVSVGVTRITYGIEDAFEKLPIHWAFWPAIGGLAIGIIGYFEPATLGVGYDNISAILNGTLALNTLVVLCVMKFLSWSVALGSGTSGGTLAPLFMIGGAIGGITGIELAGAFPELGLDPRLAALVGMAALFAGASRAFLTSVVFAFETTQQPHGLLPLLAGCAAAYLVSGLMMRQSIMTEKIARRGVRVPSDYASDYLDHIRAGSICSRNVQVLDASQRVDEVIKWIEGGSPDSQHQGFPLRQENHIVGVITRKGLMQAAGKGAVTLGDTLTRPLISVQEDHSAREAADCLVDADIGRLVVFASDDPQRLVGILTRGDLLAAHSQRLKEERQRTRHLLNRARTSP, from the coding sequence ATGACTAAAAGCTCAGCACCCGGCCATTCGGCTATTCCCGTTTCACCCTCTCTTGAAGGCCCGGTCACCCAGGCCAACATTGCAAAAAGATCGCAGCCCCTGGATCGCCGGATCCTCTGGATCAGTTTCCTTGCCATTTTATTGGGGATAGCCTCTGCGTTAGTTGCGCACTTGCTGGTTAAGCTGATTGGGCTGGTCACCAATGCTGCCTTTTATGGTCAGGTGTCCTCTGATTTTGTCAGTCCTGCAGCCAATCAATTGGGATTATGGGTGATACTGGTGCCGGTTACCGGCGGCCTGATTGTGGGGGCGATGGCAAAATGGGGATCTAAAGCGATCCGGGGTCATGGTATTCCTGAAGCGATGGAACAGGTCCTTCGTAACGAAAGCCGTATTCTGCCGCGCATGACCTGGTTAAAACCGGTGTCGTCAGCCATTGTGATAGGCACTGGCGGTCCGTTCGGGGCAGAAGGCCCCATTATCGCGACCGGTGGGGCGCTGGGTTCGTTGCTGGGACAGGTGATCCACGTCACTGCCAATGAGCGCAAGGCCCTGCTCGCGGCAGGGGCTGCAGCAGGCATGGCCGCTATATTTGCCGCACCCATCTCAGCCCTGCTACTGGCTATCGAACTGCTGTTGTTTGAACGACGTGCCCGCACTTTGATACCCGTGGCGCTGGCTGTGGTCACCGCAACCAGCGTGCGCTTTGCTCTGGAGGGCAGCGAAGCGGTGTTTGCCATGTCAGCCCTGGCTGTACCGGGTATGGCGGCGGTGATCGCCTGCACGCTGCTGGGAGCCTTACTGGGCGCGGTCTCGGTAGGGGTCACCAGAATCACCTATGGCATTGAAGACGCGTTTGAAAAACTGCCCATTCACTGGGCATTCTGGCCCGCCATCGGGGGACTGGCGATCGGCATTATTGGCTATTTTGAGCCAGCCACCCTGGGCGTGGGTTACGACAATATCTCGGCAATTCTTAACGGAACTCTGGCGCTGAACACCCTGGTGGTGCTCTGCGTAATGAAATTTCTCTCCTGGTCTGTTGCTCTGGGCAGCGGAACTTCGGGTGGCACCCTTGCCCCGCTGTTTATGATAGGGGGGGCCATTGGTGGTATCACCGGCATTGAGCTGGCGGGCGCTTTTCCTGAGCTGGGTCTGGATCCACGACTTGCCGCCCTGGTTGGAATGGCGGCTTTATTTGCGGGTGCCTCAAGGGCCTTTCTCACTTCGGTGGTCTTTGCTTTTGAAACCACGCAGCAACCCCACGGACTGCTTCCTTTGCTGGCCGGCTGCGCCGCTGCTTATCTGGTGTCGGGTCTGATGATGCGCCAGTCAATCATGACGGAGAAAATCGCTCGTCGTGGGGTGCGTGTGCCTTCGGACTACGCCAGTGATTATCTGGATCACATCAGGGCAGGGTCGATTTGTAGTCGTAATGTGCAGGTGCTGGATGCCTCGCAGCGGGTTGATGAAGTCATTAAATGGATCGAGGGCGGATCGCCTGACTCCCAGCATCAGGGCTTCCCCCTCCGGCAGGAGAACCATATTGTGGGCGTCATTACCCGCAAGGGATTGATGCAGGCGGCAGGGAAGGGGGCAGTGACGCTGGGGGACACCCTCACCAGACCACTGATTTCCGTACAGGAGGATCACTCCGCTCGTGAAGCGGCAGATTGTCTGGTAGATGCCGATATCGGGCGATTAGTGGTGTTTGCCAGTGATGACCCGCAAAGGCTGGTGGGGATTTTGACCCGGGGCGATTTGCTGGCCGCCCATTCTCAACGGCTCAAAGAAGAGCGTCAGCGCACCCGTCATTTGCTAAACCGTGCGAGAACCTCGCCTTAG
- a CDS encoding cupin domain-containing protein — protein MSQSSVTSDEILSSGHAWNGQPITHFPDGKPVFTVMKMVIEPHSALPWHTHPVPNTAYILSGSLTIEDKASGKTQTFRTGEAFNESVDLAHRGYTTDEQAELIIFYAGVDNAELSVPLPGEEPEY, from the coding sequence ATGAGCCAGTCCTCAGTGACATCAGACGAAATTTTATCCAGTGGCCACGCCTGGAACGGTCAGCCGATAACCCACTTTCCGGACGGAAAGCCAGTATTTACCGTGATGAAAATGGTGATAGAACCGCATTCTGCCCTGCCCTGGCACACCCATCCCGTGCCTAATACGGCTTACATCCTCTCCGGAAGTCTGACCATTGAAGATAAAGCCTCTGGCAAAACACAGACGTTCCGCACCGGTGAAGCATTTAATGAGTCGGTGGATCTGGCGCATCGGGGATATACCACGGATGAACAGGCAGAACTGATTATTTTTTATGCCGGTGTCGATAATGCTGAACTCTCGGTTCCTCTGCCTGGAGAAGAGCCGGAATACTGA
- a CDS encoding NAD(P)-binding protein has translation MPVFNSFWQAGYEGADHRNRPGDLLSMNDITGHNQKLKEDYNALKKFNILTVRESVGWRLVEKNGRYDFSSVAEKMQAAQQAGIQVCWTVCHYGWPEDTDVFSPDFIPRFARLCGELARFLAPFYQESPVYSPVNEISFSSWGISVGLFGSSTLPGEHSGDESKRQLVRATIAACDAIWAADPRARILHCDPIIHLVAPENSPEWLDTVAGFSNAQYQAWDMLAGKLAPELGGNPRYLDLIGANYYHDNQWESGSNARLYWHLGDPRRQPLHQMLATLYQRYQRPVLLAETSHVGSGRGAWITQIAAQIAQAQQKGVEMLGICLYPIIDRPDWEALQRWHRSGLWELDHQGTDPLARKLDPVYAAALLRAQQTLAHFQFQSGVFSNARGSKHTMKKIYVFSHLRWDFVFQRPQHLLTRLAQHYQIFFIEEPVFTASAASLVMSEPAPNVTVIKPHTPSQAAGFHDSQIAWLQPLLAEIVAEDDAPIVWFYTPMALPLLAVFTPSLVIYDCMDELAAFEHAPRQLLQRESALLTRADLVFTGGPSLYAAKVGRHSDVHCFTSSVDAIHFEQALDRANFHPLQQDIPHPRLGYFGVIDERMDLDLLAQIADAHPEWQLVMVGPVVKIDPATLPQRDNIFYYGMQPYQALPQFLAGWDVCLMPFALNASTRFISPTKVLEYMAARIPVVSTAITDVEKPYAHVVAIGRDPQSFILACEKMLALSDPARAAMQREMKAIVDATSWDATTLLMHTLMEKQLTKAALQQVAVTPEPASHPVTAKPSALRLMTPDPDNALFARCLILGGGPTGLSAAYHTGKDAVLLERNESVGGWCRSVEDRGFTFDYAGHIMFSNDPYVLELYEMLLGDNIHWQMREAWIYTDGVYTRYPFQGALYGLPTGVIKECIMGAIKARYESEPEQQAESFEQFIYQTWGEGIAAHFAIPYNKKLWTVPLSQMEISWLGGRVPLPDLAQIIEGAVEPVGKPMGPNARFGYPLKGGFQALMSGFLPHIKGTLETNAEITRVFPQQHIAVLKDGRQYRYEQMISTMPLPELIRIMGDEVPAEVISAARGLKHVSVRCVNLGINRADLTDKHWIYFAGDTVFHRIFVQGNTSPHCNPPGGCGLTCEITYSPLKPLPVDGQALIDRCIAECIALGIFNADDEVLAANQLDIPYAYVIYDHARAKNVDTVRQWLIQQDIVLAGRYSEWEYYNSDHAFIAGKHAAEKVKNSIEMRDAGT, from the coding sequence ATGCCTGTTTTTAACAGTTTCTGGCAGGCCGGTTACGAAGGTGCAGATCATCGTAACCGGCCTGGTGACTTGCTCTCCATGAACGATATCACGGGTCACAATCAAAAGCTGAAAGAGGATTATAACGCTCTAAAAAAATTCAATATTCTGACCGTACGTGAAAGCGTGGGCTGGCGACTGGTTGAAAAAAATGGCCGGTATGATTTCTCCTCCGTGGCGGAAAAAATGCAGGCCGCACAGCAAGCCGGGATCCAGGTTTGCTGGACGGTTTGTCATTACGGCTGGCCCGAAGATACGGATGTTTTCTCGCCCGATTTTATCCCCCGCTTTGCCAGGCTTTGCGGCGAACTGGCCCGCTTTCTGGCCCCCTTTTATCAGGAAAGTCCGGTCTATTCACCGGTAAATGAGATTTCATTTTCGAGTTGGGGGATCTCCGTAGGGTTATTTGGTTCTTCAACTTTGCCGGGTGAACACAGCGGCGATGAGAGTAAACGACAGCTCGTACGGGCGACGATTGCTGCCTGCGATGCGATCTGGGCGGCGGATCCCCGCGCGCGGATTTTGCATTGCGACCCCATTATTCATCTGGTAGCCCCCGAAAACAGCCCGGAGTGGCTGGATACGGTAGCCGGTTTCAGCAATGCCCAGTATCAGGCGTGGGACATGCTCGCGGGTAAACTGGCACCGGAACTGGGGGGAAATCCGCGTTATCTGGATCTGATTGGCGCCAATTATTACCACGATAACCAGTGGGAAAGCGGCAGTAACGCGAGACTTTACTGGCATCTTGGCGATCCGCGTCGCCAGCCGCTTCATCAGATGCTGGCAACGCTATATCAGCGCTATCAGCGGCCCGTGCTGCTGGCGGAAACCAGCCACGTGGGCAGTGGGCGCGGGGCGTGGATAACGCAGATTGCCGCCCAGATTGCTCAGGCTCAGCAGAAGGGCGTTGAGATGCTCGGGATCTGCCTCTATCCCATTATCGACCGCCCGGACTGGGAAGCATTACAACGCTGGCACCGCAGTGGACTTTGGGAGCTTGACCACCAGGGAACGGACCCACTTGCACGCAAACTGGATCCTGTCTATGCCGCCGCGCTTTTACGGGCGCAGCAAACACTGGCTCACTTTCAGTTCCAATCAGGCGTTTTCAGTAACGCCAGGGGAAGTAAACATACTATGAAAAAAATCTATGTTTTCAGTCATCTGCGTTGGGATTTCGTCTTTCAGCGTCCACAGCATCTCCTGACCCGTCTGGCGCAGCATTATCAGATATTTTTTATTGAGGAGCCGGTTTTTACCGCCTCTGCTGCAAGCCTGGTCATGAGCGAGCCCGCGCCTAATGTCACCGTGATTAAGCCGCATACGCCTTCACAGGCTGCCGGCTTCCACGACAGTCAGATCGCCTGGCTCCAGCCTCTGCTGGCAGAAATCGTTGCGGAAGACGACGCGCCGATCGTCTGGTTTTACACGCCGATGGCGCTGCCACTGCTGGCTGTATTTACTCCCTCGCTGGTCATTTATGACTGTATGGATGAGCTGGCGGCGTTTGAGCACGCCCCCCGCCAGCTTTTGCAGCGTGAATCGGCTCTGCTCACCCGTGCCGATCTGGTGTTTACCGGAGGCCCAAGCTTATATGCGGCGAAAGTCGGACGACACTCCGATGTGCACTGTTTTACCAGCAGCGTGGACGCCATCCACTTTGAACAGGCGCTGGATCGCGCTAACTTCCACCCGTTACAGCAGGACATACCGCATCCCCGGCTTGGCTATTTTGGAGTTATTGATGAGCGTATGGACCTGGATCTGCTCGCGCAAATTGCCGATGCCCACCCGGAATGGCAGCTGGTGATGGTCGGGCCGGTGGTAAAAATCGACCCGGCGACTTTGCCGCAGCGGGACAATATTTTCTATTACGGTATGCAACCCTATCAGGCGCTACCGCAGTTCCTCGCCGGTTGGGATGTCTGCCTGATGCCCTTTGCGCTGAATGCCTCCACGCGTTTTATCAGCCCGACCAAAGTGCTGGAATACATGGCTGCCCGGATACCAGTGGTCAGCACGGCCATTACCGACGTGGAAAAACCCTATGCTCACGTGGTGGCCATTGGCCGCGATCCACAAAGTTTTATCCTGGCCTGTGAGAAGATGCTGGCACTTTCCGATCCGGCAAGGGCGGCCATGCAGCGCGAGATGAAAGCCATAGTGGATGCCACATCCTGGGATGCGACCACGCTGTTAATGCATACGCTGATGGAAAAACAGCTGACCAAAGCGGCCCTGCAACAGGTTGCTGTCACCCCTGAGCCGGCATCACATCCGGTTACAGCAAAACCTTCTGCGCTGAGGCTGATGACGCCGGATCCAGACAATGCCCTGTTTGCACGCTGCCTGATCCTGGGGGGCGGTCCGACTGGTCTGAGTGCGGCCTATCACACCGGCAAAGATGCGGTACTGCTGGAACGCAATGAGAGCGTTGGCGGCTGGTGTCGTTCGGTTGAGGATCGGGGGTTCACCTTCGATTATGCCGGACACATCATGTTCTCCAACGATCCTTATGTGCTTGAACTCTATGAAATGCTGCTTGGCGATAACATTCACTGGCAGATGCGTGAAGCCTGGATATATACCGATGGCGTCTACACGCGCTATCCGTTCCAGGGGGCACTCTATGGTCTGCCAACAGGGGTCATTAAAGAGTGCATTATGGGCGCAATAAAAGCCCGCTACGAAAGCGAACCTGAGCAGCAGGCAGAGAGCTTCGAGCAGTTTATCTATCAAACCTGGGGGGAGGGCATCGCCGCGCATTTCGCCATTCCTTATAACAAAAAGCTGTGGACCGTGCCGCTGTCGCAGATGGAGATCTCCTGGCTGGGCGGGCGCGTGCCGCTACCGGATTTGGCTCAGATTATCGAAGGGGCTGTTGAGCCGGTCGGAAAACCTATGGGGCCGAATGCGCGCTTTGGCTATCCTTTGAAAGGCGGTTTTCAGGCGTTGATGTCCGGTTTTCTGCCGCACATCAAAGGCACGCTGGAAACCAATGCAGAGATCACCCGCGTGTTTCCGCAGCAGCATATTGCCGTACTCAAGGATGGCAGGCAGTACCGCTATGAGCAGATGATCAGTACGATGCCGCTGCCCGAGCTTATCCGCATCATGGGCGATGAGGTACCGGCAGAGGTTATCTCCGCTGCCAGAGGGCTGAAACATGTTTCGGTTCGCTGCGTGAATCTGGGGATCAACCGGGCCGATCTCACCGACAAACACTGGATCTATTTTGCCGGCGACACGGTCTTCCACCGTATTTTTGTGCAGGGGAATACCAGCCCGCACTGTAACCCACCCGGCGGCTGCGGCCTGACCTGCGAGATCACCTACTCGCCACTTAAACCGCTGCCTGTGGACGGCCAGGCGTTGATCGATCGCTGCATTGCCGAATGCATCGCGCTGGGTATTTTTAACGCTGATGATGAAGTGCTGGCCGCCAACCAGTTGGATATCCCCTACGCCTATGTCATTTACGATCACGCGCGGGCGAAGAATGTTGACACGGTACGCCAGTGGCTGATTCAGCAGGATATTGTGCTGGCAGGCCGTTACAGCGAATGGGAGTATTACAATTCCGATCACGCCTTTATTGCAGGTAAACATGCGGCTGAAAAAGTGAAAAATAGCATTGAGATGCGTGATGCCGGGACTTAA